A single Methylomonas sp. AM2-LC DNA region contains:
- a CDS encoding formylmethanofuran dehydrogenase subunit B, translating to MTEITEVPSPFCGIGTDDLSIQVEGVTLKVTANGCMVNTPAFELPITDTQPRIAGKTVSLETAVAKAAEILNHSKLPLFSSCATDVNGMRALLSLADRSGAVVDNGNFNNARRNILAMQDTGWMNTTLAELKNRCDVLLVVGCDLESFAPRFFEHYLWNAEAMHIADTSNRDIIYLGKPPSGSASTSPKGHKAQVLPCADADLPEVTAVLAALLKGRSLQTETVAGIAIADLQGIIDKLKAAHYGVVIWGAAALAFDQAELTVQTLCAIVKEINLQGTRCSGFPLGGKEGDQTANQVCGWTTGYPARVSFARGYPDYDPYLYETQSLLNDGEADVLVWVQAFNTTPPPPNALPTIVLGRSGMKFNQEPDVFIPIGTPGIDHNGHAYRLDNVVAIRLKKLRDSGLPSTAQVLSAIEQILQVSSC from the coding sequence ATGACTGAAATAACAGAAGTGCCAAGTCCTTTCTGCGGTATCGGCACCGATGACCTAAGTATTCAGGTAGAGGGTGTAACGCTGAAAGTAACTGCAAATGGCTGTATGGTTAACACTCCAGCCTTTGAGCTACCCATCACTGATACCCAACCCCGTATCGCAGGAAAAACAGTCAGTCTGGAAACTGCTGTTGCCAAAGCAGCTGAAATTCTAAACCATAGCAAACTTCCCTTATTTAGCAGTTGCGCAACCGATGTTAACGGTATGCGCGCCTTATTGTCTTTAGCTGATCGTAGTGGTGCAGTGGTTGATAATGGAAATTTTAATAATGCGCGCCGCAATATTTTGGCCATGCAAGATACAGGTTGGATGAATACTACGCTGGCTGAGCTAAAAAATCGTTGCGATGTTTTGTTAGTGGTTGGCTGTGATTTAGAAAGTTTCGCACCACGCTTTTTCGAACATTATTTGTGGAATGCTGAGGCAATGCATATTGCGGATACCAGCAATCGAGACATCATCTATCTTGGTAAACCCCCATCGGGTTCTGCATCCACCTCTCCAAAGGGCCACAAAGCGCAGGTTTTACCTTGTGCTGATGCCGATCTACCCGAAGTGACAGCTGTTTTAGCCGCGCTATTGAAAGGTCGCAGCTTACAAACTGAAACTGTGGCCGGTATTGCCATAGCGGATTTACAAGGCATTATCGACAAACTTAAAGCAGCGCACTATGGTGTAGTCATTTGGGGCGCAGCGGCCTTGGCGTTCGATCAGGCTGAACTCACAGTCCAGACTTTATGTGCAATTGTCAAAGAAATTAATCTGCAAGGTACGCGTTGCTCGGGCTTCCCCCTGGGCGGCAAAGAGGGAGACCAAACAGCCAATCAGGTATGTGGATGGACAACCGGCTATCCCGCGCGCGTTAGTTTTGCACGAGGCTATCCTGACTACGACCCCTATCTCTATGAAACGCAATCTTTGCTAAATGATGGAGAGGCAGATGTTTTGGTTTGGGTACAAGCATTCAATACGACTCCACCGCCACCTAATGCCTTACCGACTATTGTACTAGGACGATCTGGTATGAAGTTTAACCAGGAACCCGATGTTTTTATTCCTATCGGCACCCCCGGCATTGATCACAACGGACACGCTTACCGCTTAGATAATGTAGTCGCTATTCGTTTAAAAAAACTCAGAGACTCCGGCTTACCCAGCACTGCTCAGGTATTGTCCGCCATAGAACAGATTTTACAGGTATCGTCATGCTGA
- a CDS encoding radical SAM protein, with the protein MTATLSTTEHDRNIAGLKYIYPVMSRRAGGLSIGINFNPNNACNWRCLYCQVPNLVAGNAPEMDFKRLEHELRHFLDYVQHGTFFQDFKVIDSQQIIKDIAISGNGEPTSLKNFSQAIQLIGDIASGYGIFPNSKFVVISNGSLLHQSNVQNGLKTLASFQGELWFKLDSATVAGRKLINNTGQSQQKLLQNLQIASSLCHTKLQTCMLHYRQQLWTDNEKQVYLQLLVSLQQQQISIQKIMLYSIARQSYQPEAEELRSMPSEEMHTFATEIAALGYEVSVSD; encoded by the coding sequence ATGACGGCAACACTAAGTACCACTGAGCATGACCGTAACATCGCCGGATTAAAATACATCTATCCGGTGATGTCGCGGCGAGCGGGTGGCTTATCTATCGGTATAAACTTCAACCCCAATAATGCCTGTAACTGGCGTTGCCTTTATTGTCAGGTACCCAACCTAGTAGCGGGCAATGCCCCAGAAATGGACTTTAAGCGCCTGGAACACGAACTGCGCCACTTTCTTGACTATGTTCAACACGGTACGTTTTTTCAGGACTTTAAGGTAATTGACAGCCAACAAATCATTAAAGATATTGCCATTTCTGGTAATGGCGAACCCACCAGCCTGAAAAACTTCTCCCAAGCCATTCAACTCATTGGTGATATCGCCAGCGGTTATGGCATTTTTCCAAACAGCAAATTTGTCGTTATCAGTAATGGTAGTTTATTACATCAATCCAACGTTCAAAATGGTTTAAAGACATTGGCAAGTTTTCAGGGCGAACTCTGGTTCAAACTGGATAGTGCAACGGTAGCGGGACGAAAACTGATCAATAATACCGGTCAGAGCCAGCAAAAACTGCTACAGAATTTACAAATTGCCAGCAGTTTATGTCATACAAAACTGCAAACTTGTATGCTGCATTATCGACAACAATTATGGACCGACAACGAAAAACAAGTTTATTTACAGTTACTGGTTTCTCTGCAACAACAGCAGATTAGCATACAAAAAATTATGTTATACAGCATAGCTAGACAATCCTATCAACCTGAAGCCGAAGAGCTACGAAGCATGCCCAGTGAAGAAATGCACACTTTTGCCACTGAAATTGCGGCATTAGGTTATGAGGTGAGTGTTAGCGATTAA
- a CDS encoding formylmethanofuran dehydrogenase subunit C, translated as MSALTFTLKSQTAQRVDMSPLVCQKLQGLETAQIAAIELQCGNRKLRVDDLFSISGVNSQDIVIANSFYKLDYIGKELEGGSVTVLGDAGAYLGLQMKAGHIRVTGNVAIYAACEIKNGFVEIEGDAGDFVGGALPGNKQGMKGGTVLIKGNAGSRVGDHMRRGQILIEGNVGDYCGSRMLAGTIAVMGNSGRFLGYAMRRGTLLLWNKPSLSVTFNDCGTHTLAFLPLLFSSFKHLNSRFADAELGFNRVHRYGGDMAETGRGEVLVRI; from the coding sequence ATGAGTGCTTTAACCTTTACCTTGAAAAGCCAAACCGCACAACGTGTGGATATGTCACCACTGGTTTGCCAAAAATTGCAGGGCCTGGAAACAGCTCAAATTGCCGCTATTGAATTACAATGCGGAAACCGTAAGCTGCGGGTTGATGATTTATTCAGTATCAGTGGTGTTAACAGCCAAGACATTGTCATTGCCAATAGCTTCTATAAGCTGGATTACATTGGCAAAGAACTGGAAGGAGGCAGTGTAACCGTACTTGGCGATGCTGGCGCTTATTTAGGCTTACAAATGAAAGCAGGCCATATTAGAGTGACTGGAAATGTGGCTATTTATGCAGCGTGTGAAATAAAGAACGGTTTTGTAGAAATTGAGGGTGATGCCGGCGATTTTGTTGGCGGTGCCTTGCCCGGTAACAAACAGGGAATGAAAGGCGGCACCGTGCTGATTAAAGGCAACGCGGGCAGTCGTGTGGGAGATCATATGCGCCGTGGACAAATACTCATTGAAGGCAATGTGGGTGATTATTGCGGCTCACGCATGCTGGCGGGTACCATCGCAGTAATGGGCAATTCTGGACGTTTTCTGGGCTATGCCATGCGCAGAGGTACTTTATTACTTTGGAATAAACCCAGCTTATCCGTAACCTTTAACGATTGTGGCACACATACACTAGCGTTTTTACCTTTATTATTTAGCTCTTTTAAACATTTAAATTCCCGGTTTGCCGATGCTGAATTAGGATTTAACCGGGTTCACCGCTATGGAGGGGATATGGCTGAAACCGGACGTGGAGAGGTGTTGGTCAGGATTTAA
- a CDS encoding formylmethanofuran dehydrogenase subunit A: MLIKLTGGTLYDPASGIDGKIQDIYIQDGRIITAPPSDLPLDQEYNLSGKVVMSGAIDMHTHIGGGKGNIARTLLPEDHRIDPVSRTLITRSGNGHAMPSTFITGYRYAEMGYTAAFEPAVLPINARQAHMEMADIPILDKGGYVMLGSDDYLLRLLTAKQDQKAVNDYVAWTLHAAKGIGIKVVNAGGINAFKFNQRKLDLDEQNSHYAVTPRQILQTLATAVKELGLTHPLHVHGCNLGVPGNVETTLNTIEGIEGLPMHLTHIQFHSYGTEGDFKFSSGAAQIAESINRNKNITADVGQVLFGQTVTASGDSMRQHYNHKYANPNKWVCMDIECDAGCGVVPFKYKDQNFVNALQWAIGLEIFLLVDDPWRIFLTTDHPNGAPFTSYPHLIRLLMDKSFRNDMLATIHPEAQKMTSLASIDREYSLNEIAIMTRAGAARIIGLKDRGALSPGNWADITVYTEDADRQKMFTKPDYVFKDGELVVKDGEVVHTKWGTTHIVKPDFDPSVEKGLQNYFDRFLTMKLGNFKISDDEITEDGRGSLTAHPLRGVA, from the coding sequence ATGCTGATAAAACTCACCGGTGGAACCCTTTATGATCCTGCTAGCGGGATAGATGGAAAAATTCAGGATATTTATATTCAGGATGGCCGTATTATTACGGCACCACCTAGCGATTTACCACTAGATCAGGAGTACAACTTATCCGGTAAAGTCGTCATGTCTGGGGCTATAGATATGCACACCCACATCGGTGGAGGCAAAGGCAATATCGCTCGCACTCTGTTACCCGAAGACCATCGAATTGACCCTGTATCACGCACCCTGATCACTCGCTCGGGTAACGGCCATGCTATGCCTAGTACTTTTATCACTGGCTATCGTTATGCGGAAATGGGTTATACCGCAGCTTTTGAACCGGCTGTATTACCCATCAATGCTCGTCAGGCTCATATGGAAATGGCCGATATACCCATTCTGGATAAAGGCGGCTACGTGATGCTAGGTAGCGATGATTATTTATTACGCCTGCTCACAGCCAAACAAGATCAAAAGGCCGTTAACGACTATGTTGCCTGGACATTACATGCTGCTAAGGGTATTGGTATTAAAGTTGTTAATGCTGGCGGCATCAATGCGTTTAAATTCAACCAGCGGAAACTCGATCTGGATGAGCAGAATAGTCATTACGCAGTTACGCCTAGACAAATTTTGCAAACTTTGGCTACCGCAGTAAAAGAACTGGGCCTTACCCACCCCTTACATGTACATGGTTGCAATCTTGGGGTGCCTGGCAATGTGGAAACAACACTGAATACCATAGAAGGTATTGAAGGCTTGCCCATGCATCTCACGCATATTCAGTTCCATAGTTACGGAACAGAGGGCGATTTCAAGTTTTCTTCAGGTGCAGCACAAATTGCCGAATCCATTAATCGCAATAAAAATATCACAGCGGATGTCGGTCAGGTACTATTTGGACAAACTGTTACCGCCTCTGGTGACAGTATGCGTCAACACTACAATCACAAATATGCTAACCCCAATAAATGGGTGTGTATGGACATTGAATGTGATGCTGGTTGTGGTGTAGTCCCATTCAAGTATAAAGATCAAAACTTTGTTAATGCCTTGCAATGGGCTATTGGATTAGAGATATTCTTATTAGTTGATGATCCGTGGAGAATCTTCCTAACCACTGACCATCCAAATGGAGCCCCCTTTACCAGTTACCCTCATCTGATTCGCCTGCTGATGGATAAAAGTTTCCGCAATGATATGCTGGCAACCATACATCCCGAAGCGCAAAAAATGACCTCGCTGGCCAGTATAGATCGCGAATATAGCCTGAATGAGATTGCCATTATGACTCGAGCAGGCGCAGCCCGAATTATTGGCCTGAAAGATCGCGGCGCATTAAGCCCTGGTAACTGGGCAGACATTACTGTCTACACCGAAGATGCTGATCGTCAAAAAATGTTTACTAAACCCGATTATGTGTTTAAAGATGGTGAACTGGTGGTTAAAGATGGCGAAGTGGTGCATACAAAATGGGGAACCACCCACATCGTTAAACCTGACTTTGATCCATCCGTTGAAAAAGGCCTGCAAAATTATTTTGACCGTTTCTTAACCATGAAACTAGGAAATTTCAAAATTAGTGATGATGAAATCACAGAAGATGGACGCGGCAGCTTGACTGCACATCCGTTGCGAGGTGTAGCATGA
- a CDS encoding ClpXP protease specificity-enhancing factor: MTSLKPYLIRSIYEWLVDNSLTPHLLVNAEFPGSSLPTNYIENGKIVLNIRPEAVQGLHLGNEEIQFNARFAGKAMHISTPTKAVLAIYAKENGKGMVFDPEEEDDDDNDNDTPPPPEPRVVKKPQLKIVK; encoded by the coding sequence ATGACTTCACTTAAACCTTATCTAATTCGTTCGATCTACGAATGGCTAGTTGATAACAGCCTTACACCGCATTTGCTGGTGAATGCTGAATTTCCTGGCAGCTCTTTACCAACCAATTACATTGAAAACGGTAAAATTGTATTGAACATCCGCCCAGAAGCAGTACAGGGCTTGCATTTAGGTAATGAAGAAATTCAATTTAATGCTCGTTTTGCTGGCAAAGCCATGCACATTTCCACCCCTACCAAAGCGGTGCTTGCCATCTATGCAAAAGAAAATGGAAAGGGTATGGTTTTCGACCCGGAAGAAGAAGATGATGATGACAACGATAATGACACACCGCCGCCGCCCGAGCCACGCGTGGTGAAAAAGCCGCAATTAAAAATCGTAAAATAA
- the fhcD gene encoding formylmethanofuran--tetrahydromethanopterin N-formyltransferase produces the protein MIINGVTIDQTFAEAFPMKATRAIITAQNEKWALISAQAMTGFATSVIACGCEAGIERILRKDETPDGRPGVAILIFAMGAKGLAKQLETRAGQCVLTSPTSALFAGIDTGKPIPLGKNLRYFGDGFQIAKKISNKRYWRVPVMDGEFLTEATTGMVEAVGGGNFLVLAESQPQALAACEAAIVEMKKIANVIMPFPGGVVRSGSKVGSKYPALGASTNDAFCPTLKGVTKSELSPEIESVMEIVIDGLSKEDIDKAMRAGMQAVCQLGAANGIKRISAGNYGGKLGPYHFHLQEIMA, from the coding sequence ATGATAATAAACGGCGTTACTATAGATCAAACCTTTGCCGAAGCCTTCCCAATGAAGGCAACACGAGCCATTATTACTGCCCAGAATGAAAAATGGGCACTCATTTCCGCTCAGGCCATGACTGGCTTTGCCACATCCGTCATTGCCTGCGGCTGCGAAGCGGGGATTGAACGCATTTTAAGAAAAGATGAAACACCCGATGGACGCCCCGGTGTAGCCATTTTAATTTTTGCCATGGGTGCGAAAGGCCTAGCCAAACAACTTGAAACTCGGGCAGGGCAATGCGTGCTAACCTCCCCTACTTCAGCATTATTTGCTGGTATAGATACCGGAAAACCGATACCACTGGGGAAAAATTTACGTTATTTTGGTGACGGCTTTCAGATTGCCAAAAAGATAAGTAACAAACGTTACTGGCGAGTACCTGTCATGGATGGTGAATTTTTAACTGAAGCCACCACGGGTATGGTTGAAGCCGTAGGTGGCGGTAACTTTCTGGTGCTGGCAGAATCGCAACCACAAGCACTTGCTGCTTGTGAAGCGGCAATCGTAGAAATGAAAAAAATCGCCAATGTCATCATGCCATTTCCGGGCGGGGTCGTTCGTTCGGGTTCTAAAGTGGGTTCAAAATACCCTGCTTTGGGTGCCTCAACCAATGATGCGTTTTGTCCAACCTTGAAAGGTGTAACCAAATCCGAATTATCACCCGAAATTGAATCTGTGATGGAAATCGTTATTGACGGTTTAAGTAAAGAGGACATTGACAAAGCTATGCGTGCGGGGATGCAAGCAGTTTGCCAGCTAGGTGCAGCCAATGGCATCAAACGCATCAGCGCCGGTAACTACGGTGGGAAACTGGGACCTTACCACTTCCATTTGCAGGAGATTATGGCATGA
- the petA gene encoding ubiquinol-cytochrome c reductase iron-sulfur subunit — protein MIQKGVDKSKRQFLTSALSVVGAVGTGYIAVPFLSQMTPSAKAMAAGAPVEVDISKMETGQLIRVAWRGKPVWVLNRTPEVLATLVTLDSKLADPQSTASLQPENSKNSLRSIKPEVFVAVGLCTHLGCSPTFRPEIAPNDLGDDWKGGFFCPCHGSWFDLAGRVYRGVPAPTNLEVPPYRYISDTLIIIGEENEESRA, from the coding sequence ATGATCCAAAAAGGCGTAGATAAATCTAAACGCCAGTTTCTGACCTCTGCACTTTCTGTTGTTGGCGCGGTAGGTACAGGTTATATAGCCGTACCCTTTCTGTCGCAAATGACACCCAGCGCTAAAGCCATGGCGGCTGGTGCTCCGGTCGAGGTCGATATCAGCAAAATGGAAACTGGACAATTAATTCGGGTAGCATGGCGTGGCAAGCCAGTATGGGTGTTAAACAGAACACCTGAAGTACTGGCAACTTTAGTCACACTAGACAGCAAACTGGCCGATCCTCAGTCTACAGCATCCTTACAACCAGAAAATAGTAAAAACTCTCTACGATCCATTAAACCAGAAGTCTTCGTAGCTGTTGGTCTATGTACACATCTTGGATGTTCACCCACATTTCGCCCCGAGATAGCACCCAATGACTTAGGCGATGACTGGAAAGGTGGATTCTTTTGCCCTTGCCATGGTTCCTGGTTTGATTTGGCAGGTCGAGTCTATCGAGGCGTACCTGCACCTACTAATCTGGAAGTGCCTCCCTATCGTTACATTTCGGACACTCTTATCATTATTGGCGAAGAAAACGAGGAAAGTAGAGCATGA
- a CDS encoding glutathione S-transferase N-terminal domain-containing protein: MTLFSSPTCIMSHCARLVVHEKGVPADIEFFDTNNPPKDLLELNPNGNAPTFVERDLVLYDARIIMEYLDERFPHPALHHMDPVSRANARMLIKRIDQEWYPILEEILLNGEKKSSKAKKQLKESLIAAAPVFEATPYFMSEEYSLIDCAMAPLLWRLASVGIDISSLGKGITAYANRLFSRKAFQDSLSSQEKEMMPAQNK; the protein is encoded by the coding sequence ATGACTCTTTTTTCGTCGCCAACATGCATCATGAGCCATTGTGCACGTCTCGTTGTCCATGAAAAAGGCGTACCCGCAGACATAGAATTTTTTGACACTAACAATCCACCGAAAGATTTACTTGAGCTTAACCCCAACGGCAATGCTCCAACTTTCGTAGAAAGGGATTTAGTACTGTATGATGCCCGTATCATTATGGAGTATCTGGATGAGCGCTTTCCTCATCCGGCCTTGCATCATATGGACCCAGTATCTAGAGCAAATGCGCGAATGCTCATTAAACGTATTGACCAGGAATGGTATCCAATATTGGAAGAAATTCTGCTTAATGGCGAAAAAAAATCGTCCAAAGCCAAAAAACAGCTTAAAGAAAGTTTAATAGCTGCCGCACCAGTCTTTGAAGCGACACCCTACTTTATGAGTGAAGAATATTCTCTGATTGATTGTGCTATGGCCCCACTGTTATGGCGCCTTGCCAGTGTTGGCATCGATATTTCCAGTTTAGGGAAAGGCATTACCGCTTATGCAAATCGCCTGTTTTCAAGAAAAGCTTTTCAAGACAGCCTCAGCAGTCAAGAAAAGGAAATGATGCCTGCTCAAAACAAATGA
- a CDS encoding 4a-hydroxytetrahydrobiopterin dehydratase — MTSDTHQVLSENEILSRLKSELPHWYYENGWIRRKIKTSGWKASLMVVTTVGHLAEKAWHHPDLSVSYAFVIVKLITHSAKGITEKDFSLAKKIEDVVFWDAASESQGVFEGTPDDPRFKYIKND; from the coding sequence ATGACTAGCGATACGCATCAGGTTTTAAGCGAGAATGAAATCTTAAGCCGACTGAAAAGCGAATTACCGCATTGGTATTATGAAAATGGCTGGATCAGACGCAAAATCAAAACCAGTGGCTGGAAAGCTAGTTTGATGGTGGTTACCACTGTTGGTCATTTGGCTGAAAAAGCTTGGCACCACCCTGACCTTTCGGTATCTTATGCTTTTGTCATCGTAAAGCTAATTACCCACTCTGCCAAAGGTATTACCGAAAAAGATTTTAGCTTGGCCAAAAAAATTGAAGACGTGGTGTTTTGGGATGCCGCCAGCGAATCCCAAGGTGTATTTGAAGGTACACCCGACGACCCGCGTTTTAAATACATTAAAAATGATTAA
- a CDS encoding cytochrome c1, giving the protein MKTILSTLLFLLSFSALASSGIKLEKADIDLSDTVSLERGAKYYVTYCLGCHSAKHIRYKRIAMDLHLDEQEILKHVAPIGAGIYDQMHSAMNSHDAEKWFGTTPPDLSLIARSRGADWLYSYLKGFYEEKNKPTGVNNAIFKDVAMPNVFWQQQGTQSAVLETVDGHEVVKELKLEQAGQLSPQEFDKMVNDLVNFLVYVGEPVQLERQKMGKYVLFFLLMFTGLAYLLKKEYWKDIH; this is encoded by the coding sequence ATGAAAACAATTCTATCAACTCTTTTATTTTTGCTGTCTTTTAGCGCACTTGCCAGTAGCGGCATTAAGCTTGAGAAAGCAGATATCGATCTCTCTGACACTGTTTCGTTGGAGCGTGGTGCCAAATATTATGTAACTTATTGTTTAGGTTGCCATTCAGCCAAGCACATCCGTTACAAACGCATAGCGATGGATTTGCATTTGGATGAACAAGAAATCCTTAAACATGTTGCACCTATTGGCGCGGGCATTTATGACCAAATGCATTCCGCCATGAACAGTCATGATGCGGAAAAATGGTTTGGTACCACACCTCCCGACCTTTCCTTGATCGCCCGCTCACGGGGAGCTGACTGGTTATACAGCTATCTCAAGGGCTTCTATGAAGAAAAAAACAAACCTACAGGTGTTAATAATGCAATTTTCAAAGACGTTGCCATGCCTAATGTATTCTGGCAGCAGCAAGGCACACAATCAGCTGTTCTAGAAACTGTTGATGGCCATGAGGTGGTTAAAGAACTCAAGCTCGAACAAGCTGGACAATTATCACCACAAGAATTCGACAAAATGGTCAATGATCTAGTTAACTTTCTGGTCTATGTTGGCGAACCGGTACAACTTGAAAGGCAAAAAATGGGTAAATACGTATTGTTTTTCCTGTTGATGTTTACTGGTTTAGCTTACTTACTTAAAAAAGAATACTGGAAAGATATTCATTAA
- a CDS encoding cytochrome bc complex cytochrome b subunit, which produces MKQRINNFSDWFLERFPLSDLWNEHMAHYYAPKNFNIWYFFGSLALLVLVNQFITGILLTMNYKPDAKLAFDSVEYIMRDVDWGWLVRYMHSTGASAFFIIVYLHMFRGLLYGSFKQPRELIWIFGMLIFVCLMAEAFMGYLLPWGQMSYWGAQVIISLFSAIPVIGDELSLWIRGDYVVSDATLNRFFAFHVIAVPLVLLILVFLHIVALHEVGSNNPDGIDIHEHTNWQGRPLDGIPFHPYYTVKDIVGVGVFMFFFATVIFYMPELGGYFLEHANFIPADPLKTPEHIAPVWYFTPFYAILRAVPDKFAGVIAMGGAIVVLFMLPWLDRSKTKSIRYRGGMFKKALLLFVISFVALGYLGTQPATPLATTMARIFTAIYFGFFLLMPLYTRWEKTKPLPDRVTEQPTIEERIPKILALFNEITHVEERANQNGANITKIRPNPAGIKAVLFRFAKYLKESLD; this is translated from the coding sequence ATGAAACAAAGAATCAACAATTTTTCAGATTGGTTCCTAGAACGTTTTCCACTCTCTGACCTCTGGAATGAACACATGGCGCATTATTACGCGCCCAAGAATTTTAATATTTGGTATTTTTTCGGCTCATTAGCATTATTGGTTTTAGTTAATCAGTTCATTACCGGCATTTTATTAACCATGAACTATAAACCGGATGCCAAATTGGCTTTCGATTCAGTTGAATACATCATGCGTGATGTCGACTGGGGTTGGTTAGTTCGTTATATGCACTCCACTGGGGCTTCTGCATTTTTTATTATCGTGTATCTGCATATGTTTAGAGGCCTGTTATACGGCTCTTTCAAACAGCCTCGCGAATTAATCTGGATCTTTGGTATGCTGATTTTTGTTTGCTTGATGGCAGAGGCCTTTATGGGTTATCTACTGCCATGGGGACAAATGTCATATTGGGGCGCTCAGGTGATTATTTCACTATTTAGTGCGATTCCAGTGATTGGAGATGAATTATCGTTATGGATACGCGGCGATTATGTAGTATCCGATGCTACATTAAACCGCTTTTTTGCATTTCACGTTATTGCTGTTCCACTAGTTCTGTTAATTTTAGTGTTTCTGCACATTGTGGCTTTACATGAGGTGGGTTCCAATAACCCAGATGGCATAGACATTCATGAGCATACTAATTGGCAAGGCAGGCCATTGGATGGTATTCCTTTTCATCCTTATTACACGGTCAAAGACATCGTTGGTGTCGGCGTGTTTATGTTTTTCTTTGCCACCGTCATATTCTATATGCCGGAATTAGGCGGATACTTTTTGGAGCATGCCAATTTTATCCCTGCTGACCCGTTGAAAACACCCGAACATATTGCCCCTGTCTGGTATTTCACGCCTTTTTATGCCATTTTGCGTGCAGTGCCTGATAAGTTTGCAGGGGTAATTGCTATGGGAGGAGCAATCGTAGTGTTGTTTATGCTGCCATGGCTGGATCGCAGCAAAACCAAATCAATACGTTATCGCGGCGGCATGTTTAAGAAAGCCTTACTGTTATTCGTAATTAGCTTTGTGGCTTTAGGTTATTTGGGAACGCAACCCGCCACGCCCTTAGCCACAACTATGGCAAGGATATTCACGGCAATCTATTTCGGCTTTTTCCTGCTGATGCCACTCTATACACGCTGGGAAAAAACCAAGCCTCTACCTGATCGCGTCACCGAACAACCAACAATAGAAGAACGTATTCCAAAAATTTTGGCATTGTTTAACGAAATCACTCATGTTGAAGAACGCGCCAATCAGAACGGAGCAAACATTACTAAAATAAGGCCGAATCCTGCAGGCATTAAAGCCGTGCTGTTTCGATTTGCAAAATACTTAAAAGAAAGCCTTGATTAA